The following coding sequences lie in one Musa acuminata AAA Group cultivar baxijiao chromosome BXJ3-1, Cavendish_Baxijiao_AAA, whole genome shotgun sequence genomic window:
- the LOC135629151 gene encoding pentatricopeptide repeat-containing protein At2g21090-like produces the protein MSSYTRLLKLRFERRTLTATDPISLRAYAGLRSTAPRRGTRIPVVDPFALSSAARAAASADDHHLVGGLHAVAVVCGLYVDVVVATVILDSCTKCGDVHSSRRMFDAMPHRNIVSWNAMISGYANAGWALIEYTVASGLTACWGISDLWTGAQIHGYAARAGFETDRAVVSALANMFFRCGDVESAQRAMEGREISCSSSELMMIKGYVANGRYSDAPELVVRVGKQVHGHIVALGTGEYGSLCTGDNAVLWSCHGSSIHAQALRTGIQDGHNSVVIETTLVDMLSERRGGSKVLMGSLDRAKSKLQLVLWM, from the exons ATGAGTTCCTACACGCGGCTACTCAAGCTCAGGTTCGAACGGCGCACTCTAACCGCCACCGACCCCATCTCTCTCCGGGCGTACGCCGGCCTTCGTTCAACGGCCCCGCGACGCGGCACCCGAATCCCTGTCGTTGACCCCTTTGCCCTTTCCTCCGCCGCCCGCGCTGCTGCCTCCGCCGACGACCACCACCTCGTCGGCGGCCTCCACGCCGTCGCCGTTGTCTGTGGCCTCTATGTCGACGTCGTCGTCGCCACGGTCATCCTCGACTCCTGCACCAAATGCGGCGACGTGCATTCGTCCCGTAGGATGTTCGACGCAATGCCTCACAGAAACATTGTCTCTTGGAATGCTATGATCTCCGGCTACGCGAACGCCGG TTGGGCGCTGATTGAGTACACGGTGGCGAGCGGCCTGACCGCATGCTGGGGGATTAGTGATCTGTGGACTGGTGCTCAGATTCATGGCTATGCTGCGAGGGCAGGATTCGAGACAGACCGAGCGGTGGTGAGTGCCTTGGCGAACATGTTCTTTAGGTGTGGGGACGTTGAGAGCGCGCAGAGAGCTATGGAGGGGAGAGAAATTTCTTGCTCGAGTTCTGAACTCATGATGATTAAAGGTTATGTTGCCAATGGCAGGTATTCTGATGCTCCTGAGTTGGTTGTTCG AGTTGGGAAGCAGGTCCATGGTCATATCGTTGCACTGGGCACCGGTGAGTATGGCTCTTTATGTACCGGTGATAATGCTGTTCTTTGGAGCTGTCATGGAAGCTCG ATCCATGCTCAAGCTCTGAGGACAGGAATTCAAGATGGTCACAATTCTGTGGTCATAGAAACAACTCTAGTTGACAT GTTATCGGAGAGGCGTGGAGGAAGCAAGGTGTTGATGGGGAGCCTGGACCGAGCCAAATCCAAGTTGCAGCTGGTACTTTGGATGTAG
- the LOC135628167 gene encoding uncharacterized protein LOC135628167, giving the protein MDSPPVHLNNAPPPPPQATSPCRVRLMVSYGGRIQPRRYDNRRLSYVGGETKILSLDRSARFPALLSKLASITAFVSPLCLKYQLPGEDLDALVSVTDDDDLDHLMAEYDLLHRTSSTKPSPRLRLFLFPVGPPPPRPSAALLDAARSERQSFLDALNAVPAPPSPPPAPPTTLDASQSPDFLFGLDHDYLTTAAGKVTADPRSLSSVLENLPLETPTKLDLVKDESGKPIAGGADSVAASPAVVSAGEIQRQSPDLDKPKMADKPLPVVPCNSSEENLPRVRAPEVIAAPPPSTAVYWLEQRGGASVGRYALSAPDGDQTVYLIQASPAGYPAIYTAAPRVVPAKAFCEAAAPGLVSTKLVGSCGKLMTRLEAYAAATAGQVAYDRTERVVYDPSVAPTYQTVTSPRSRRCGR; this is encoded by the coding sequence ATGGACTCGCCCCCCGTTCATCTCAACAACGCGCCACCGCCTCCGCCTCAAGCCACCTCTCCTTGCCGCGTCAGGCTCATGGTCAGCTACGGTGGTCGAATCCAGCCCCGTCGCTACGACAACAGGAGGCTTTCCTACGTCGGCGGAGAAACCAAGATCCTCTCCCTTGACCGCTCCGCCCGCTTCCCTGCTCTTCTCTCCAAACTTGCCTCCATCACCGCCTTCGTGAGCCCACTCTGCCTGAAGTACCAGCTCCCCGGTGAGGATCTCGACGCCCTCGTCTCCGTCACCGACGACGACGACCTCGACCACTTGATGGCCGAGTACGACCTCCTCCATCGCACCTCCTCCACCAAGCCCTCGCCCCGTCTCCGCCTCTTTCTCTTCCCCGTCGGTCCCCCTCCCCCGCGCCCCTCGGCGGCCCTCCTCGACGCCGCCCGCTCGGAACGTCAGTCGTTCCTCGATGCCCTCAACGCCGTGCCAGCCCCACCCTCCCCGCCGCCTGCGCCGCCCACCACGCTGGATGCCTCGCAGAGCCCCGACTTCCTTTTCGGCCTCGACCATGACTACCTCACTACCGCAGCGGGTAAGGTCACCGCAGATCCTCGGTCCCTGTCGTCGGTGCTGGAGAATCTTCCCCTCGAGACGCCAACGAAGCTCGATCTGGTCAAGGATGAGAGCGGAAAACCAATCGCGGGAGGTGCTGATTCGGTCGCCGCTTCTCCCGCCGTGGTCTCTGCGGGGGAGATCCAGCGACAGAGTCCGGATCTTGATAAGCCAAAGATGGCGGATAAGCCTCTGCCGGTGGTCCCGTGCAACAGCAGCGAGGAGAACCTACCTAGGGTAAGAGCACCGGAGGTCATCGCTGCGCCGCCACCCTCGACTGCAGTGTACTGGCTGGAGCAGCGCGGAGGTGCATCGGTCGGAAGGTACGCCTTGTCGGCTCCCGACGGCGATCAGACCGTGTACCTAATTCAGGCGTCACCGGCCGGCTACCCAGCGATCTACACTGCAGCGCCAAGAGTGGTGCCGGCGAAGGCCTTCTGCGAGGCGGCGGCTCCCGGTCTGGTATCGACGAAGCTGGTGGGAAGCTGTGGCAAGCTGATGACGCGGCTGGAGGCATACGCAGCAGCAACAGCGGGGCAGGTGGCGTACGATAGAACGGAGCGGGTGGTTTACGACCCGAGCGTCGCACCGACGTATCAGACGGTCACGAGCCCTCGATCCCGCCGATGCGGCCGTTAG
- the LOC135628554 gene encoding phosphate transporter PHO1-2-like → MVKFSRELQAQLIPEWKDAFVDYRQLKKHVKKIKLSLLRSSFPSSSSSVDHHNGGGGFSLFDPVRAFAARFSAPRSDLPPIDEENLFEMVPVQSREDEVKEFLEKLEQELEKVNGFYTNKENEFCDRGEILSKQLQILVDLKQLLHEHRRRRHQRNAPPSPAGGSVTSLLSSASSFSVEGEPESPAAGTEERDSLSDEVIATLERNGVSFLGLGKAKAKKAGKLRTATSLRIDIPPTTPARAISMVWEDLVNSSRKEGSVGGDHVNRKKLLCAEKMIREAYVQLYRGLDLLTTYSSLNMEAFRKILKKFQKVSNQRRESATFLKKVKRSHFVSSDKVIKLADEVESIFTKHFAGSDRKKAMKFLRPQKPRESHTITFFVGLFTGSFVTLFVVYAILAHLCGIFSSSSSDEAGYMETVYPIFSMFALLSLHIFLYGCNIFAWRGTRINHNFIFEFSPNTVLKHRDAFLISASLMTAVVSALVVHLLLRSAGVSQRHVDAIPGALLLVFTALLLCPFNIFYRSTRYCFLRVMRNIAFSPLYKVLMVDFFMADQLTSQIPLLRHMELTTCYFMAAGFKVHPYETCTRSHQYKILAYIISFLPYYWRAMQCVRRYIEEGYDVNHLANAGKYVSAMVAAAAKLKYAVEPTPLWMVIVVITSTGATIYQLFWDFVKDWGLLDLSSKNLFLRDDLILKNKCVYYVSIVLNFVLRLAWIQSVMRLTMGQAEHRLMDFLLASLEIIRRGHWNFYRLENEHLNNVGKFRAVKTVPLPFCELASDD, encoded by the exons ATGGTGAAGTTTTCACGGGAGTTGCAAGCGCAGCTGATCCCCGAATGGAAGGACGCCTTCGTGGACTACCGCCAGCTCAAGAAGCATGTCAAGAAGATCAAGCTCTCCCTCCTCCGTTcttccttcccttcttcttcctcctcagttGACCACCACAACGGAGGTGGTGGTTTCTCTCTCTTCGACCCGGTTCGCGCATTCGCCGCCCGTTTCTCCGCCCCCCGCAGTGACCTTCCTCCG ATTGATGAGGAGAATCTCTTCGAAATGGTTCCCGTCCAATCTAGAGAAGACGAG GTGAAGGAGTTCTTGGAGAAGTTGGAGCAGGAGTTGGAGAAGGTGAATGGTTTCTACACCAACAAAGAGAACGAGTTCTGCGACCGCGGCGAGATCCTGAGCAAGCAGCTCCAGATCCTCGTGGATCTGAAACAGCTCCTCCATgaacaccgccgccgccgccaccagcgGAATGCCCCTCCATCCCCTGCTGGCGGCAGCGTGACCTCCCTCCTCAGCAGCGCCTCCTCCTTCTCCG TGGAAGGAGAGCCAGAGAGCCCAGCAGCGGGAACAGAGGAGCGGGACAGCCTTAGTGACGAGGTGATAGCGACGCTGGAGAGGAACGGCGTGAGCTTCCTTGGGCTAGGGAAGGCGAAGGCGAAGAAGGCCGGGAAGCTGAGGACGGCCACGTCGCTTAGGATCGACATCCCACCGACGACGCCAGCCCGGGCCATCTCGATGGTCTGGGAGGACCTCGTCAACAGCTCCCGGAAGGAGGGCTCAGTCGGCGGCGATCATGTCAATAGGAAGAAGCTCCTGTGCGCCGAGAAGATGATCAGGGAGGCGTACGTCCAGCTCTACCGAGGGCTTGACCTGCTCACGACCTACAG CTCCTTAAACATGGAAGCCTTCAGGAAAATCCTCAAGAAGTTCCAGAAG GTATCGAACCAACGACGAGAATCGGCCACCTTCTTGAAGAAGGTTAAGAGGTCGCACTTTGTCAGCTCGGACAAG GTGATAAAGCTGGCGGACGAAGTGGAATCCATATTCACAAAGCACTTTGCCGGCAGCGACAGGAAAAAAGCCATGAAGTTCCTGAGACCTCAGAAGCCCCGGGAATCCCACACCATCACCTTCTTCGTCG GTCTGTTCACGGGCAGCTTTGTGACTTTGTTCGTTGTGTACGCAATCTTGGCTCATTTGTGTGGCATCTTTTCTTCCTCAAGTAGTGATGAAGCCGGTTATATGGAAACCGTTTACCCCATCTTCAG CATGTTTGCGCTCCTTAGCCTGCACATATTCTTGTACGGCTGCAACATATTCGCGTGGAGAGGCACCAGAATAAACCACAACTTCATATTCGAGTTCTCGCCAAACACAGTTCTCAAGCACAGGGATGCCTTCCTCATCAGTGCATCATTGATGACTGCGGTCGTCAGTGCGCTGGTCGTCCACCTCCTGCTTCGATCTGCCGGTGTCTCCCAGCGGCACGTCGATGCCATACCCGGAGCGCTCTTGCTG GTATTCACGGCACTACTCCTCTGTCCATTTAACATCTTCTACCGCTCGACACGCTATTGCTTTCTCCGAGTGATGCGCAACATTGCGTTTTCGCCACTGTACAAA GTGCTGATGGTGGACTTCTTCATGGCTGACCAGCTAACCAGCCAG ATTCCACTGCTAAGGCACATGGAACTCACAACATGTTACTTCATGGCGGCTGGATTCAAAGTGCACCCTTATGAGACATGTACTCGCAGCCACCAGTACAAGATTTTGGCCTACATTATCTCATTTCTTCCCTATTACTGGCGTGCCATGCAG TGTGTCAGGCGGTACATCGAGGAGGGGTACGACGTCAACCACCTGGCCAACGCCGGAAAGTATGTATCGGCCATGGTGGCAGCTGCCGCCAAATTGAAGTACGCGGTGGAACCTACGCCCCTGTGGATGGTCATTGTTGTCATCACATCCACAGGAGCTACCATCTATCAGCTCTTCTGGGACTTCGTCAAGGACTGGGGGCTATTGGACCTCAGCTCGAAGAACCTATTTCTGAGAGATGATCTCATTCTGAAGAACAAATGCGTCTACTATGTCTCCATT GTTTTGAACTTTGTGCTTAGACTGGCATGGATTCAGAGCGTGATGCGGCTCACGATGGGGCAGGCTGAGCACCGGTTGATGGATTTCCTGCTAGCTTCGCTGGAGATTATTCGACGCGGGCATTGGAACTTCTACAG GTTGGAGAATGAGCACCTGAACAATGTGGGCAAGTTCAGGGCTGTGAAGACGGTGCCGCTACCCTTCTGTGAGTTGGCTTCCGATGATTGA